The nucleotide window tttttgtttgtttgttttagtttgtcaTGGCATGTTTGATAGAAAagcatgcgtgtgtgtgatcCTGATATATGTCACGCTGTGGGAACCAAAATATGTTTATacacacattgtggggactcatCTTCGTTACGGGGACGAAAAAACATCCATAACATCATTATAAGTTGAAAACATTTTAGAGTTAGGGTCAGGATAAGACTGAGGGATAGGCTTGTTGTACATATAGTTAGGTAGGTGAGCGAGTAGTGGGGGCATTCCCCATTGCAAGGCGGGGTGCAGCATAGAGATGAATAAGATACATAATGCATGTCTCTTTTGTGATTTCTGTTTAAGATATTGTCACATTGCACACTCCTATCTGAAAACAAAAGCTAatactttgtttattttgtccatgagtgtgagtgatgtcCAGCGGTTTTTAGCCTGACCCATGACTGATACACatgtttaatttatgttttgactGATTTATCACTCACTTTCTGACCAGGTCTCTTCTTTCTTCCCTTACGCTGGCCACAGAGGCGCAGTCCGGTAAGTTTGCAAATACAGGCAAGAATGTTTCAAGAATGAACAATGATcatgtctctcattctctctcctgcATGAAACACTGCATGAAGCGCTGCATGTACCATGCAGAGAGAGATTTATTTTAATCATGAGTAAACGTATCTATAATACTTGCCTAGTAAAACTGCTGAAGTGTGGTTTCACTTCCTCTGTCTGACACTCTTTATTGTCCTTATGTGTTTGTCACcttctcctctgttcctctttaCAGTGCCAGCTGAAACGAAACACATCGTGTAAGTGTTCTTGTATAACATATACGGTTAATGTGAAGGTACTGTTAGTCATTATTCATGTCCACAAGTTTATAGACCCCTTATGATGCATGAATACAccattattttaatgtggatgcATTatgatctccatagaaaagcaagaAACAATGCTAAACAATGGCTGGAGGCTGATGTTTCCAACATCTGGTGTAGGACCTTCCCAGAGAGTAGAGGCTGTTTCTGCATGTTGGGATTGCCAACATCGTATTAACAACCGTTATCATAGAGGGGAATGTTGGTTGAGCAGCTGTTCAGACATTTGGACATGTAGTGTGTCCTGTCCATATTCACAgtgcatgctttttttttttttacttttctctcCCAGGCGAGGAGATCGCCAGACCTCGACGTTCCACTCCGACCCCAGGGCCTGGTCCAGACACACCCAGGTCAGCCTGCCACTAGCGTCTGCACATGATCAGGACATTTACAGACTCCTCAGTTAGAAAGCGTTGTTTGTGGTTGAATTTAATcgtggtttgtttttgtttccttcaTGCTCTTCAGTAAGAGGTTGTCGGACAATGCCTCTGCTTTCTTTGGGCCTCCGTTTGAGACCAACTTTGAAGCACAGAACTCCGAAGGTAAGATGTGAGACACATAAAAGTGAAATTTTGATCTAAAAAGGGAATTTTGATCTAATTTCTAATCTCTATAATGTCATTAATCATTTAGTTGTTAGTTTTTGCTAACAGTTTTAATTTACAATCACACTGAAAACCAGTAGAATGTAAGCTGAAGTTAATGTCGTTTCAAGAAGCACCTTGTTTCACAACACTGCACAACACTGGAAAATTATATTGCAATAATTTTGTCTGCTAAATACattacaatattaaaaaaatgtcactCGCCACAACTAGCAACACACTCAGTGTATCTGAGATTTgagtaaaataaattgtattaGGCAGTTATCTTGCTCTGGTAGATATGTCATGGGAAAGGAGAACAGTgcgaatttcccttttaaaccaagcagtaaaatgttgtaaatgaagCTGTATTcagtaatttaaattaaaaagcaGGTGTGTTTACACAGTCAGACCTTTTGGGCATCTCTCTCACTTACACTCTGCTCCCTCTTTCACTCATCTGCTCCATTCAGGCTGTAGAACAGAGTCTACAGAGTCCATTTCTATATATcagtaagacaaaaaaaaagacatacaTATTCAAATTAATGCAAAGCCAGCCCCATCCACAATGTCGtcttacacacttaaaaataattatttctatCTCTGTTTCTACTTGGTCTGATgacattaaacaaaaacatctaTGGCATCTAAAGGCTGCACTTTCCAGAGAAGTTGACAGAAATTtgccaaaaaaacacaacactgaaTGTCCTGTTATGTGACTATTGCACATAAGCTCGTCAAGATGATGATCATGAAATCTTAGAACATGTTTCCCCCATAAAACTGTTTTTGGAGATCTATGTTCCCTCTCGCTGGAACTCTCCAAAAATTAGTATCACTGGGTTATTTCCCTTCGGTCATTAGCACTCACTCTGTGAATGATCCTGCTGAACCCAGTTCTGATATTTCTTACACTGAGAACCCCCTCTCCCTGTGTTTAGTCTTCATCGTGGAGCCGGAGCTCTGGTGTCAGTCAACGCCGCAGGCCACCTCCCCTCTGAACAGACATTTCCCCACAGGAGGTAAAGTAACACTGATTGAGCATCACTCCCGCAGAGCTGTTCTCCAGGTTACAAAGGCTGCCATTTTTTTCTGATCGCTGATCTTCCCCCACAGCTCCGCCTCCTCTTCCTCCGAAAAACATTCCTGCCACTCCACGTGGATTCAGGTCCACTTCGGAATCCTCTGGTAAGTTTTGTGGATTTCATGAGCACAGACCaagctgtcctcactctcacttcCCTTCCTCCATCTAATGAAAAATAACATCTCATGACTTTATTTATTCTCATTCAATTATTACAAAGAGCACAGTCACTCTGTCCAGGTCCAGACTGAGGTTCGCCATTTGATGCTCGAACTACAGCGATCTATTCAGTCAGCACGTCTCTCTATGCTTAAGAATTAATCTGTGCTGTATTTAAATTTCTTTGGGCAGGTTACTACAGTGTCGTACCTAGTGTGAGAGGAGAGGGATCATCTTCTTTGTATCGGGACGTTCTGCTATCGGACACAACAGGGAGTCCCGCCATGCCCGACCTGGACAATGTCTTTGGCCCTGCTGAGACTCCCAAATCCGGAACAGAGATTGTACAGACCAGCTGGGTCTGCTTTAGTGATGGATCTCCTTCCAGACCTCCACCTCCTGATGAACCTGCACCTTCCCCACCTCTCTCATCTTCCCCTGCGGACTCTCCCCCCACATCACCCCTCAATTTGCCTCCTCCAGACTCGGCTCCTCCCCTGTTGCACCCAATCCCTCCCCCAGActcacctccacctcctcctccctctaTATCTCCACCTCCAGACTCACCCTTAGCTCCAGAGGAACCAGCGCCTCCTTTGCCTTCCACCTTCCAGCTCCTGGAGCCAGGGATCTCCCCCAGCACCCCACTCCCTCCCCTCCCGGCTGAGAGATCCACACACGGCCCTGTCCCTCCCCCTCTGGTTCTCAGAGACGATCCAAGGCGGACCCCTGACCCTGTAGGCCTCAGAGAGGAGCTCCTATCTTATACGTACTCTGGTTCACCCAAAGATTTCAGCCCCGGAGGAATGAGAGGAACACCACCTCCACTGCCACCTCCAACCTACAGGAGTGTGGTGGCATCTCCAGGACCTGGCAGTGGTCAGTTTTTATTGTATGCACAGTACAGGAGTTTATTAGTGTTGCATTGCTTGTAGATAATTTTAGGGTGATAATGATGGTTTTATGCTCTCCTCAGGTCCTTCCTCTCCTGCACGTCCTGGAACCCCTCACTCAGCAGGAAGTCCCATACCTCCGCTGCCCCCTCGACCATCCTCACGCCCCAAACTCCTGCCTGGAAAAACAAACGTGGGAGAACTGGTACAATAACCACACCTGTGTTTTCCCAATCTAGAATTGTAAAcagtatattgtcactgtccaatcagaaacacatagatttttgtcttttttaggttactacatcatttgaacgcaaaagctgtccttcacattgtcaAAATTTGATGATGAATGGACCGATATAAATTCtcaaattacttggaataaaatctttttacattgacttcctttgaattttaaaaggcttttccttttcctgtaaagttgccattttggagatgaatgtttttcattggacagtgatgatgctATATGCACTAAAGCAGGATGTAACCCTTGTTTTCTTGTGTGCTGTCGGCTCACAGGCTCGGTCCTTCAGTCCCCCCATCCATTCATGGAGTCCCCCACCCTTCGCTCCTCTGGCCAGAGCAGAAAGCACATCCTCCATCTCCTCTGTGACCTCCCTCAGTGCCGCCTCCACGCCTACACTTGGCCGAGAGCTCAACCTCTCCGTCTCAGGTAAGCTGCCTAAGTCAACATGTTTAGTCCACCAGTTGCAGAGACGTTATCAAGCTCCATGCTGTGAGTAGGCTTGTCACAATTTCGATTTTCTCTATATCCTATATATATCGTCTCAGAAATAATTGAGATAAACAATATTGTTGTAAATTTAGCaccattttatgccactgatataataataataataaaataccatTGTAATGCAGTTATACCTCTTTAAAAAGCAATGTACTTTTAGCATAAACCTATTTAAGAAAATTCAGACATTGGAATTggaatatataaaatgtttagttttgttttatatatttagcaTATTTTAATGTTTCCAAACAAACCCACAGAACCCACCCGCAACCTTTGTCCTAGATTTTTATGCAGACTTTACCCTCCTAGCGCCTTAGTAAAATCTATGAGtcagtgcatgtgtgaacaCAGTTGCTAATGTCCCAGAGAATTCACTGTATCTCCTGGACAGGAgctgccccatgcctaaagcacgcAGAACATTTTCTGCTGTGAGACACTGAAAATCTcccactgtgcactacatatgGGAAAAGGAGTGTTCCGGGACATCTCCGGACCTGATACTCCGGAGTTGTTCTAGAGATTCTCAGAAGTTCATATGTGAGGGGAGCTTATGTCGGTTGCCTTCTCTTGGCCGTATTAGCTAGTGTCTTCACCCTCACAAAAGCAAAGGATATCTGTAAAAACCTGAAGTGTTTTATACTCTTTTATGAGAATGTATTGCccagtgatggactggtgtcctgtccaggatgtgttactgccttgtgcccagtgattctgggtaggctgtAGACGATGATACTTAAAGATTAggcatttacagaaaatgatgaagactttattttaattgtctTTTTTGTAATATAGCTCTTGTTAACAAGGATTTGGATTTATTTAGACTGTTGGGTCTGAATATATGATGAGTGGTGGTGTTTGTCCCGTTTTGTGGTTTTTAGCTTGTTCCAGAGGGCCGAGTCCACTCACCATGGGCCCACAGGACACGCTGCCTGTTGCGGCTGCCTTCACAGAGACCATTAGCGCCTACTTCAAAGGAGCTGACCCCAGCAAGTACGTAGAATGTTATACAGTAAAACCCCAGCCACAACAAGGATTCAAGTTTATTAAAAATGAGTATTATATGAGCAGGAATTAATGTAATGAGAGTGCACATATGTACATGTCATACTAAAAGCATATTACATAATGATTTTATAATTCAAATGATTTTACTGTGGATTCAAAAGCATCACCCATGTAAAATGTATGTCATTGAttaaactgaaaagtttaattgtttttagtAATTTGTGCTTTTCTCTCTTTGCTGTAGGTGTGTGGTGAAGATAACTGGAGAGATGGTGTTGTCATTCCCAGCAGGAATAACCAGGCACTTCTCAAACCACCCCACTCCACCGGTCCTGACCTTCACCATCAGCCGCTACAGCCAGCTGGAGCAGGTCCTCCCCAACCCCCAGCTCCTCTGCTGGTAAAAACAACCTCAGCACTGCCATTAATGCTCCTTACACACAAATAGGGCATACAGTCAGAAGCATGTAGGgctaaagctgttttttttttcagctcttaaatatgttttacatttacattactcgGTTCAATCAAAGAATTTATATGTCTGGGTTTAGAGAATATTTCTCCTTAGGAATTTGCAAAGAATAGACCTCAGTGTCATTGTAATGCTGGGCACGGCATGAGGTTTCCACTTGCAGGTCATTCCCAGTGAAATGTGCTGTGTCTTACGTGCAGTGACACCATGCCAACCGTCTCGGACTGTAAGGAATTCTGGGTAAACATGCCCAACCTGATGACCCATCTGAAGAAAGTGGCTGACCAGCGACCTCAGGCCACTTACTACAACGTGGACATGCTGAAATACCAGGTggacctttattttatttatttatttatttattttatatttttccagTGAATACATACAGAAGTGTACACTAACGCAACTCAATTTCACGTGTTCATTTCAATGATATATCGATACATATGTTTTATTCCTTACGTCTATTCCCTTCTTTAACAAGTATAAGACAATTAACTATTTACATGGAAATAGGGAAGAGTGAGGGATATTTAGTGGAAGAATGTCATTTTTTCACATATATATCATTAACCAGATTTGCCCAGTCATCTATTACAGGGGGATCAGGAGTCAGCCACCTCCTTGTTATgactatttttaatttaaaatatttttttacttgcGGTTAATAAAATGCCCCACAAATATTGATCCAAACCTGTTATAATAGGGCTTATCTCCTTAAAAACAGCGTATCAAAACCCAAAGGTAATTCTAAATTAAATATCTTTTCAAGTGTTTTATGCCAATCTGTCCAAAACTGTTTTAGTTCCAAGCACTCCCAAAATATATGCCAATTGCAAGTCCCTTGAAACCCACATAGTCTCCTACATCTTTGGTTTTCCCTAGTTTTTTGCTTTGGTGTAATTAAAAAGTCTAGTTACAGACTTCCACTCAAATTCCCTCCAGCTCTTttaatacactgtaaaatattgaatataaattgaatattctgtaaaatattttataaaacaaataatttgtAAAAACAACTTGTATAGTGACACCTAGTGATTCTGTTCTGAACCTGGAATTCACTCCCTGACACTCTGAGGGCACCACAGACGAGTGAGAGTCTAAAAACAGACTCAAAAcatttctattcattcattgttttcatttctcTCCTACAAATGTTTTAACTTGTAGCACTTTGAGATTTGTTTCAAATGTAAGGTgtgttacaaataaaacaataaaaaaaaatattatgtgCAATTTTCTGTGTTATAAACGACTCGACAGGTTTCGGCACAGGGCATCCAGTCCACTCCTCTGAACCTGGCAGTGAGCTGGCGCAGAGACGCTAACAGCACAGACCTCAGGATCGACTACAAATACAACACAGAGGCCATGCCCAGCCCTGTCCCCCTCAACAACATTCAGTTCATGGTGCCAGTGGATGGAGGAGTGACAAAAGTCCTGGCCATGCTGCCTCCTGCCACCTGGTGAGAACCTGCCATTCATTGTTAATCCATCACCAGCGGAAAATCAGAGAAAACATTTACCAGATATTAACTGTTTATAAAAGCTAtgacattaaaacattattatattttatttatttatttaccagtCTGTAATGTAATCAATAAACATGGTGCAGAAGGAGCCATGTCCTTTTCAGAGGAACAGGAAAATGTGAAACTATAAACTCAGTACTGTCTTTGTTGTTGaccttttttgtttgcttggtAATTAAAGGAACCCAGAAACACAGAAGATACTGTGGAAGATAGCAGAACTCTCCCAGAAATCTGAAAACGGAGGTAACTTTACTACAATGATAATGACATTAGGTATATTTTATAGAATAAGGAGCTTCTCGCCTCCTTTGTGCAGTGTCGATGTATTCAGGATCCCATCCAGCAGATGGCAGCAGTAATGGAGAATTTAGGTAAAAGCCacataatatgtaaatatatgtggTCTTTATAGTGTAATTCTAGAATAGTGAGTTATGTTGCTACAATCCACATAGCAAATTATGGTTCTGTTCCCAGCTTGGGCAGgaacaccacactacaccacagttcttgggcaagactcctaaaacTATGGTTGTACACTTAAGTGCATGAAAATTTCTGTCACATGCcataatgtaaatgtatgtgtgtgttcttagGAGTAGGGGCTCTGCTGGGTCGTTTCCAGCTCTCTGAAGGTCCAAGTACTCCCTCTCAGCTGGCAGTGCAGTTCACCAGTGAGGGCTCCACTCTCTCCGGATGTGACTTCCAGTTGGTGGGAGCTGGTTATAGACTGTCTTTGGTCAAGAAGAGGTTTTCCGCAGGTATGTCTGATAGATGTGTTTAACATATAACAAAGTCCTAGGAATCATGGTTTTATATATTACAGATATTTGCATGACACAGAATTTGTCAGCCCTATTAAACATTAAGCTAAATTtgactaaaaaacaaaaaatagatTCTATTTGTGAGGAAAATCCAGAGCCTATAAAAGTCTGACTGTAGTGGATTTTCCCTCCACTGAGTTTTTGTGAATTATGAAAATGTGCAAAGAAACCTGACAAAACCTGAAAAGTTAGATTAGAactagaatcactttattggccactgttctctgtgtttaacccaatccgtgcacttaaacacatatttacacacacacactagtgaacactagggagcagtgagcacacatgcccagcgCATGggaagcagttgggggttaagtgccttgctcaagggcacttcagggGTTTCAACCGACAACCTTTCtggttacacgcccagttccctCACCTGGTTTATACCTACCACACATACGGCACAGCACGTGCCAGGACCTGGGATAGTATGACCGTGGGCTTTTATGGGAGTCCCCCTGAATCTCCTTCATCTTCTTTCCTTTCAACACTTTAGAACCACTCTGTGTTCATATCAGCGCCAACTGAGCTTCTTATTTTAGTGCATGTGTGGATGATTGTACACACGTACAGCATTGCACAAAAGTCAGAGACGACACAGCACCTATTTACTTTCCTGTCAAAACCATTAAGAACAAGTTCTAATGATTCTGATCTTGGGAAATACCTACTCAAATACCTCCATCATTTGTCCCTcattttgatgtctctcttgaACACAGCAGCGTACATCATTTGTACGTGTGACAGGTGGAAACAGGATtcattttgccttttttttctgCGGATGTTACTTTATTGCGCATATCATTTGCTAAATGTTTGGATGGAAACCTGGCTTGTAATGATTTGTGTTGAGAAAAGATTATTTCTCCCTAGCTCTATccacacatttttaaagtacAGTGGAAACTGCATATTACACACTCCTTTTTTTGCTGTACAATCTGCATGTCAGCATTATGCAGTAGGGTATCTCAAAACCAACCATGGATTGAGAACCACATctgttaatttaacaaaaaacaattaGTTTAGTTGTGGCTGCTCAGGGACAGTTACTCTGTTCTTCGTTGTTATTTTGTCTACTGTCTTctaacatttgtttttcatttttttcttccctACATTCCAGGTAAATATTTAGCAGACAACTGACACTGCTGCCTCAGCGACAGCCAAAACAAAAGCTTCTGGAATTGACTGTGGTGGTGGGGGGATCAAGGACGCTTTCAGTTTTCCACTGAAGAaacttttaaacatgtttttaattcttgaaatacagaaaaaattgATAGTTTTCCTTCGGTGTACAGAATAgcatcagtgtgtgtatgtgtgtagtaGCTGATATTGTATTTGTATGCAGTAAATTTCAGGACAAATGCAATATGCAAGAAGGCAgagtttttttaatttatttatttatttattttttagtttaatGCACATCGTCTCTGCCCCTGAATCAAGCATATACACAGTGTACACACTCAGTGATATCATACACTGTTAAAACCAGGGTTTGCTATTCAACAAGAATAACAGAAATGGTGAGGCCTCATTTGTAATCATTTCTAcagtgtattatttttttcctattCTCCTCCCAAGAATGTCAATAATGTGACTCCCTTGAAAAGTGGCTTAGGGCTTGGAATAAGTTGTGATGGTGATATGAAGGGTGGTAATTATGGTTGGAAGagtttttattactttattgaAATAGTTAAACATTCATGCTGATGGATTACTTCATTTATGTCATTTTGTAGACGTACTATTGGTTTCCTTTAGACAGGAGTACCCAAAGATATGGGTGCCTTAACGGCAAGAATTTGGCAATTACAGTGGTCAGATTTAGGCTGGATTTAAGGGAACTCTCTGTTGAAATTCAGGACTGGAGCAACGTCAAAAGacatttatgtcatttccaGTCAATATAGTTTGAGCTGATCACTGGACTGAATCCAGAGCTCAGGTGTCATCATTGTTCAATATGTTACTCTGAGAAAGAAGACTGAAGGTGTGGAATATATCTGTTAAAAACTTG belongs to Hoplias malabaricus isolate fHopMal1 chromosome 9, fHopMal1.hap1, whole genome shotgun sequence and includes:
- the sgip1b gene encoding SH3-containing GRB2-like protein 3-interacting protein 1, with product MMEGLKKRTRKAFGLRKKEKDADSAGSPDKDKSKKANGAPNGFYGEIDWDRYNCPDVDAEGYSIRPGEQGGTPPKARTFYSSSESEGEDEQGKKFKIKIKPLAPDNGTVPTMDELKASVGTLAISPSPLRRSPRRSPCQLKRNTSCEEIARPRRSTPTPGPGPDTPSKRLSDNASAFFGPPFETNFEAQNSEVFIVEPELWCQSTPQATSPLNRHFPTGAPPPLPPKNIPATPRGFRSTSESSGYYSVVPSVRGEGSSSLYRDVLLSDTTGSPAMPDLDNVFGPAETPKSGTEIVQTSWVCFSDGSPSRPPPPDEPAPSPPLSSSPADSPPTSPLNLPPPDSAPPLLHPIPPPDSPPPPPPSISPPPDSPLAPEEPAPPLPSTFQLLEPGISPSTPLPPLPAERSTHGPVPPPLVLRDDPRRTPDPVGLREELLSYTYSGSPKDFSPGGMRGTPPPLPPPTYRSVVASPGPGSGPSSPARPGTPHSAGSPIPPLPPRPSSRPKLLPGKTNVGELARSFSPPIHSWSPPPFAPLARAESTSSISSVTSLSAASTPTLGRELNLSVSACSRGPSPLTMGPQDTLPVAAAFTETISAYFKGADPSKCVVKITGEMVLSFPAGITRHFSNHPTPPVLTFTISRYSQLEQVLPNPQLLCCDTMPTVSDCKEFWVNMPNLMTHLKKVADQRPQATYYNVDMLKYQVSAQGIQSTPLNLAVSWRRDANSTDLRIDYKYNTEAMPSPVPLNNIQFMVPVDGGVTKVLAMLPPATWNPETQKILWKIAELSQKSENGGVGALLGRFQLSEGPSTPSQLAVQFTSEGSTLSGCDFQLVGAGYRLSLVKKRFSAGKYLADN